Proteins co-encoded in one Haladaptatus sp. ZSTT2 genomic window:
- a CDS encoding TAXI family TRAP transporter solute-binding subunit has protein sequence MVRGNSENGIDRRSFLKSSAGVAAAAAIAGCSGGPGGSGGSGGDGEDGSPQFVTIGTGGTGGVYFPLGGGMADILNNNMENVEATAESTGASVENCRLVAGGEMTMALALGNAVLLAVNGEGDFDEALDLKAAFGAYQNSTQVITTKDSGIETIPDMEGKTISVGAPGSGTEVIAKELLNWYDLTYDDIDAQRLSFSETATAIQDGQVDAGFWSVAYPASSIQNLASQRDIAFVQFPDEDLDQITSEYDYYAKGTIPAGTYDGVDEDVNVPGVTNTMIVQSDMSEDLAYNLTKTIFEHLDKLAEVHPAANQFEGTARAAPIELHPGSKKYFDEAGL, from the coding sequence ATGGTTCGTGGCAATTCAGAAAACGGTATCGACCGCCGTAGCTTTTTAAAATCAAGTGCAGGAGTGGCCGCAGCGGCCGCAATCGCCGGTTGTTCCGGCGGCCCTGGTGGCTCTGGTGGCTCTGGTGGCGACGGTGAAGACGGAAGCCCGCAGTTCGTCACCATCGGCACCGGTGGTACAGGCGGTGTCTACTTCCCACTCGGCGGTGGGATGGCAGACATCCTCAACAACAACATGGAGAACGTCGAAGCAACCGCAGAGTCCACGGGGGCCTCTGTCGAGAACTGCCGTCTCGTTGCAGGCGGCGAGATGACGATGGCGCTCGCACTCGGGAACGCCGTCCTCCTCGCCGTAAACGGAGAAGGCGACTTCGACGAAGCACTCGACCTCAAGGCTGCGTTCGGTGCCTACCAGAACAGCACGCAGGTCATCACGACGAAGGATTCGGGCATCGAGACCATCCCGGACATGGAAGGCAAGACCATCTCAGTCGGTGCGCCCGGCTCCGGGACGGAAGTCATCGCAAAGGAACTGCTCAACTGGTACGACCTCACCTACGACGACATCGACGCCCAGCGTCTCTCCTTCTCTGAGACCGCAACGGCGATTCAGGACGGACAGGTCGACGCCGGTTTCTGGTCGGTTGCCTACCCGGCATCGTCGATTCAGAACCTCGCAAGCCAGCGCGACATCGCGTTCGTGCAGTTCCCCGACGAAGACTTAGACCAGATCACCTCCGAGTACGACTACTACGCAAAAGGTACCATCCCAGCAGGCACCTACGACGGCGTCGACGAAGACGTGAACGTCCCCGGTGTCACCAACACGATGATCGTCCAGAGCGACATGAGCGAAGACCTCGCCTACAACCTGACGAAGACCATCTTCGAGCACCTCGACAAGCTCGCTGAAGTCCACCCAGCGGCCAACCAGTTCGAAGGGACGGCCCGCGCCGCACCAATCGAACTCCATCCCGGTTCCAAGAAATACTTCGACGAAGCCGGACTCTAA
- a CDS encoding fumarylacetoacetate hydrolase family protein, which yields MRYLARSADGTPLLGDDEGFVPLAAAGPSLETIQDALKQAPDGLPAPGDARAQRIPADEISFGLPLSPVKKLWGIGLNYADHAADLDEVRPEEPASFVKPPSTATGPGGPIRLPDEEVTNRVTAEAELGVVMGQTFSHVEEDEFDDVVAGFVPIIDMTSEDILEKNPRFLTRAKSFDTFLVAGPWIAIPDSPAAFLDDVSVQTVVNDEIVAENTLEGMLFKPPELVAFHSQVMTFEPGDVISTGTPGAGVIKPGDAVKAVVKPVGVLESDVK from the coding sequence ATGCGGTATCTCGCACGCAGTGCAGACGGCACGCCACTGCTCGGAGACGACGAGGGATTCGTGCCACTTGCGGCGGCCGGCCCGTCGTTAGAGACCATCCAAGACGCGCTCAAACAGGCTCCCGACGGCCTTCCTGCGCCGGGTGACGCACGCGCACAGCGCATTCCCGCAGACGAGATTTCGTTCGGCCTACCGCTTTCGCCGGTCAAGAAGCTCTGGGGAATCGGCCTTAACTACGCAGACCACGCCGCAGACTTAGACGAGGTTCGCCCAGAGGAACCGGCGAGCTTCGTCAAACCGCCGAGCACGGCCACCGGGCCGGGCGGCCCGATTCGACTCCCCGACGAGGAGGTTACGAATCGCGTGACTGCAGAGGCAGAACTCGGTGTCGTGATGGGGCAGACGTTCTCGCACGTCGAAGAAGACGAGTTCGACGACGTAGTCGCTGGCTTCGTCCCCATCATCGACATGACCTCCGAAGACATCCTTGAGAAGAATCCACGATTTCTCACACGCGCCAAAAGTTTTGACACGTTCCTCGTTGCCGGGCCGTGGATTGCCATCCCCGACTCGCCTGCTGCCTTCCTCGATGATGTGTCCGTGCAAACGGTCGTAAACGACGAAATTGTCGCAGAGAACACCCTCGAAGGAATGCTGTTCAAGCCGCCGGAGCTCGTGGCGTTTCACTCACAGGTCATGACGTTTGAGCCGGGCGACGTGATTAGCACCGGGACGCCCGGAGCTGGTGTCATCAAGCCGGGAGACGCGGTCAAAGCCGTCGTGAAGCCGGTTGGCGTCCTCGAAAGTGACGTGAAGTAA
- a CDS encoding cupin domain-containing protein, with translation MKEVDFDAAETYEPDEGWRRVSLAGSDKFTFEWFEKPPGHSSPMHDHENEQVCLVLKGELTIYTEDDDVTLGQYDSVWLDAWESHRVENTGDELAIGLDVFAPGRSFDFWTDREE, from the coding sequence ATGAAGGAAGTCGATTTTGACGCGGCAGAAACGTACGAACCGGACGAGGGGTGGCGGCGGGTTTCGCTCGCTGGCAGTGACAAGTTCACGTTCGAGTGGTTCGAGAAGCCACCGGGTCACTCCTCGCCGATGCACGACCACGAAAACGAGCAGGTCTGTCTCGTGCTCAAGGGCGAACTCACCATCTACACCGAAGACGACGACGTCACGCTCGGGCAGTACGACTCCGTCTGGCTGGACGCGTGGGAGTCCCACCGCGTCGAGAACACGGGCGACGAACTCGCAATCGGCCTCGACGTGTTCGCACCGGGGCGGAGCTTCGACTTCTGGACCGACCGGGAGGAATAG
- a CDS encoding SDR family oxidoreductase, translating into MDLQLSGNTALVTASSSGLGKASAKALAREGANVVVNGRSQDSLDAAIEEVCEVATGEVIGVRADLTEADDIENLVQTTVDEFGGLDHLVTSAGGPPSGPFLETTDEDWYDAFDLLVMSVVRLVRESADHLAAGDGGTVVNITSRSVKEAIPSLVLSNSVRMSVIGLEKTLSTELAPDVRVNAVLPGPHETRRIRDLIEQGVERGDYASYEDGLAARGESNPLTRIGKPMELGDTVAYLSSPLSGYINGTALPIDGGLGNSNL; encoded by the coding sequence ATGGACCTGCAACTTTCGGGCAACACCGCGCTCGTGACCGCATCGAGCAGTGGTCTTGGCAAAGCATCCGCGAAGGCGCTCGCCCGCGAAGGCGCGAACGTCGTCGTAAACGGTCGCTCACAGGACTCACTCGACGCCGCCATCGAAGAAGTCTGTGAGGTCGCAACCGGCGAGGTCATCGGCGTCAGGGCAGACCTCACCGAAGCCGACGACATCGAAAACCTCGTCCAGACGACGGTCGACGAGTTCGGTGGTCTCGACCACCTCGTCACCTCCGCGGGCGGCCCACCGTCCGGGCCGTTCCTCGAAACGACCGACGAAGACTGGTACGACGCCTTCGACCTGCTCGTCATGAGTGTCGTTCGCCTCGTCCGCGAATCGGCAGACCACCTCGCCGCGGGCGACGGCGGCACCGTCGTCAACATCACCTCCCGCAGCGTCAAAGAAGCCATCCCGTCGCTCGTGCTCTCTAACTCGGTGCGCATGAGCGTCATCGGCTTAGAAAAGACGCTCTCTACGGAACTCGCACCTGACGTGCGCGTGAACGCGGTCCTCCCCGGCCCCCACGAGACCCGACGTATCCGCGACCTCATCGAACAGGGCGTCGAGCGCGGCGACTACGCCTCCTACGAAGACGGCCTCGCGGCCCGCGGAGAGTCCAACCCGCTCACCCGGATTGGCAAGCCAATGGAGCTCGGTGACACCGTTGCCTACCTCTCATCGCCGCTTTCGGGCTACATCAACGGCACGGCACTGCCAATCGACGGCGGCCTCGGCAACTCCAACCTGTAA
- a CDS encoding acyl-CoA dehydrogenase family protein, with product MLDFVSLESDLSAEERMVMETAREFVEQEVKPDIAEHYIEGTFPTELISQLGELGFFAPNLEGYGLPGISETAYGLLMQELEAGDSGLRSMASVQGALVMYPIHAYGSEEQKEQWLPDMGRGEAIGCFGLTEPNHGSNPTAMETYAEKDGDEYVLNGAKTWITNSPIADVAIVWARDRSAEDTPVRGFLVETDRDGVTTNKIDEKLSLRASITGEIGLSDVRIPEDNVLPGVSGMKGPLSCLTQARYGIAWGAIGAARDSFETARQYAIDRDQFGGPIARFQLQQQKLAEMATQITTSQLLAFRLAELKERGDMRPQHVSMAKRNNVRMARDQSRIAREILGGNGITADYSPMRHMANMETVYTYEGTHDIHTLILGHDLTGIPAYE from the coding sequence ATGTTAGATTTCGTCTCACTAGAATCTGACCTTTCAGCCGAAGAGCGGATGGTCATGGAGACCGCCCGCGAATTCGTCGAACAAGAGGTCAAACCAGACATCGCAGAGCACTACATAGAGGGGACGTTCCCGACGGAACTCATCTCACAACTCGGAGAACTCGGCTTTTTCGCACCAAATCTTGAGGGGTACGGGCTGCCGGGCATCAGCGAAACCGCCTACGGCTTGTTGATGCAGGAACTCGAAGCGGGCGACTCCGGCCTTCGGTCGATGGCCAGTGTGCAGGGGGCGCTCGTCATGTATCCCATCCACGCCTACGGCAGCGAGGAACAGAAAGAGCAGTGGCTCCCCGACATGGGTCGCGGTGAAGCGATTGGGTGTTTCGGCTTGACCGAGCCAAACCACGGGTCGAATCCGACGGCGATGGAGACGTACGCCGAAAAAGACGGCGACGAATACGTCTTGAACGGCGCAAAGACGTGGATTACGAATTCGCCCATCGCAGACGTGGCAATTGTCTGGGCACGCGACCGGTCTGCTGAAGACACACCTGTCCGCGGCTTCCTCGTCGAGACTGACCGCGACGGCGTGACGACGAACAAAATCGACGAAAAGCTCTCGCTTCGTGCGTCGATCACGGGCGAAATCGGACTGAGCGACGTGCGCATCCCCGAAGACAACGTCCTGCCGGGCGTCTCCGGCATGAAGGGACCGCTTTCGTGTCTCACCCAGGCGCGCTACGGCATCGCCTGGGGCGCAATCGGTGCGGCCCGCGACTCGTTCGAGACGGCGCGTCAGTACGCTATCGACCGCGACCAGTTCGGGGGGCCAATCGCGCGCTTCCAACTCCAACAGCAGAAACTCGCGGAGATGGCCACCCAAATTACGACTTCTCAACTCCTTGCGTTCCGGCTTGCTGAACTCAAAGAGCGCGGTGACATGCGTCCCCAGCACGTCTCAATGGCAAAGCGCAACAACGTTCGGATGGCGCGCGATCAGTCGCGCATCGCTCGTGAAATCCTCGGTGGCAACGGCATCACGGCCGATTACTCGCCGATGCGCCACATGGCGAACATGGAGACCGTTTACACCTACGAAGGAACCCACGACATCCACACCCTCATCCTCGGCCATGACTTAACGGGTATCCCCGCCTACGAGTGA
- a CDS encoding CaiB/BaiF CoA transferase family protein, whose product MVGEAKNPETNTGPLDGVTVLDASRVLVGPFCTMQLGDLGADVIKIERPDGGDQTRGWHPPTYGDSEESAYYLSVNRNKRSMTLNLASEDGRELFRDLASEADIVVSNFRVGKMEDWGLDYKTLREENPGLVYCALSGYGEWGPDKDRPAYDLIMQAEGGLMSITGEEDGAPVRVGVAIADIGAGMYATQAILAALLERELGDGTGQKIDVSLLDGQVAWMSYMASNYFATGTPPGRMGSKHPTIAPYQAFPTKDGYVVIAVPSPNLWPKFCAAIDREDLVDDDRFSDNASRVENRDVLDALLDEEFAQFTTQEILDTMDDFGVPASDVKDMEDVFENPQVEARGMHQSVSHPTAGDVEMAGSPMHLSKTPTSIRQHPPLLGEQTAEILEEYGYTDADIERLETDGII is encoded by the coding sequence ATGGTTGGTGAAGCAAAGAATCCAGAGACGAACACCGGGCCGTTAGACGGCGTTACCGTCTTAGACGCCTCGCGCGTGCTCGTCGGACCGTTCTGTACGATGCAGTTGGGCGACCTCGGCGCAGATGTCATCAAAATCGAGCGTCCAGACGGCGGCGACCAGACGCGCGGTTGGCACCCGCCGACGTACGGCGACTCAGAAGAGAGTGCCTACTACCTGAGCGTCAACCGCAACAAGCGCTCGATGACGCTAAATCTCGCGAGCGAAGACGGCCGCGAATTGTTCCGCGACCTCGCAAGCGAGGCGGACATCGTGGTCTCGAACTTCCGCGTCGGCAAGATGGAGGACTGGGGCCTCGACTATAAAACACTCCGTGAAGAGAATCCGGGGCTCGTCTACTGTGCGCTCTCGGGGTACGGCGAGTGGGGTCCCGACAAGGACCGCCCTGCCTACGACCTCATCATGCAGGCAGAAGGCGGCCTCATGAGCATCACTGGTGAGGAAGACGGCGCACCCGTCCGGGTCGGCGTCGCCATCGCGGACATTGGGGCGGGCATGTACGCCACCCAAGCCATCCTCGCCGCGCTCTTAGAACGCGAACTCGGTGACGGAACGGGCCAGAAAATCGATGTCTCGCTGCTCGACGGCCAAGTTGCGTGGATGAGCTACATGGCCTCTAATTACTTCGCCACCGGGACTCCGCCGGGACGCATGGGGAGCAAGCATCCGACGATTGCACCGTACCAAGCGTTCCCGACGAAAGACGGCTACGTCGTCATCGCGGTTCCCTCTCCGAATCTGTGGCCGAAGTTTTGTGCGGCCATCGACCGCGAGGACCTCGTAGACGACGACCGCTTTTCGGACAACGCTTCGCGCGTCGAAAATCGCGATGTGCTTGACGCCCTGCTCGACGAGGAGTTCGCGCAGTTCACGACCCAAGAAATCCTTGACACGATGGACGACTTTGGCGTCCCTGCGAGCGATGTAAAGGACATGGAAGACGTCTTCGAGAACCCGCAGGTCGAAGCCCGCGGGATGCACCAATCAGTCTCCCACCCAACCGCAGGCGACGTCGAGATGGCTGGCAGTCCGATGCACCTCTCGAAAACGCCCACGAGCATTCGCCAGCACCCGCCGTTGCTCGGCGAGCAGACCGCAGAAATCTTAGAAGAGTACGGCTATACCGACGCGGACATAGAACGGCTCGAAACCGACGGCATCATCTAA